The DNA sequence CGGTGGCCCAGCGTATTGTTTTGGCCCACGGCGGCTTGATCGTGGCCGAAAATCAACCGCACGGCGGGTTGGCGATCCACACCTACCTCCCCTCCTGCTCCGATGAACAGTAAGGAAACAACCTCCATGACCCGACCGATTTTCATCGTCGACGACGACCGTTCGATCCGCTGGGTGCTCAACCGCCGTTTGAGCGGCGCCGGATTCGAGGTGCGGGAGTTCGAGTCGGGCAAGGGGGTACTTGAGGGGGTGGCCGAGGTTCGTCCCTCCCTGATCTTTCTGGATGTTTCGATGCCCGACGTCAGCGGCCTCGATCTGCTGCGCGAGATTCAAGCCGGATTCCCCGATCTGCCGGTGGTCATCATGACCGCCCTGACCACCGTCGATACCGCCGTGGACGCCTTCGGTCGCGGCGCGGCGGAGTACCTGCCCAAGCCCTTTGACCTCGACATCGCCTTAGAGCTGGCGCAGCGCTTGACCCAGGCGTCGGCGGGCAAAGGGGCTGCCAAAGAGGAGACCGGCAGCGCGCCGGGGATCATCGGCAAGGCCCCGGCGATGCAAGAACTCTTTCGCGCCATCGGCCGGGTCGCCCCCACCGAACTAGCGGTGCTGGTGCACGGCGAATCGGGGACCGGCAAGGAGCTGGTCGCCCAGACGATCCACCGCGCCAGCCGCCGCGCCGCCGGCCCCTTCGTGGCGGTCAACATGGCAGCGATCCCCAGCGAATTGATGGAGGCCGAGCTTTTCGGCCACGAGCGGGGCGCCTTCACCGGGGCGGTGCAAAAACGCAGCGGTTACTTCCAGCAGGGCAAGGGGGGGACCCTCTTCCTCGACGAGATCGGCGACATGCCGCTCTCGACCCAAACCCGGCTGCTGCGGGTGCTGCAAGAGCGGGAGTTCACCCCGGTCGGCAGCACCATGCCGATCAAGGCCGACGTGCGCATCGTCGCCGCGACCCATCAAGACATGGAGCAGCAGGTCGCCTCGGGCCGCTTCCGCGAAGACCTTTTCTACCGCCTCAACGTCATGCCGCTGGAGATCCCCCCCCTGCGTGATCGCCCCCAGGATATCCCGCTGCTGCTCAAGTACTTCATCCAAAAGGTGGCGGTGGAGCTGGGGATCAAACCCAAGGACTGCACCCCCGGCGCCCTGGAGCGCATGG is a window from the Proteobacteria bacterium CG1_02_64_396 genome containing:
- a CDS encoding nitrogen regulation protein NR(I) gives rise to the protein MTRPIFIVDDDRSIRWVLNRRLSGAGFEVREFESGKGVLEGVAEVRPSLIFLDVSMPDVSGLDLLREIQAGFPDLPVVIMTALTTVDTAVDAFGRGAAEYLPKPFDLDIALELAQRLTQASAGKGAAKEETGSAPGIIGKAPAMQELFRAIGRVAPTELAVLVHGESGTGKELVAQTIHRASRRAAGPFVAVNMAAIPSELMEAELFGHERGAFTGAVQKRSGYFQQGKGGTLFLDEIGDMPLSTQTRLLRVLQEREFTPVGSTMPIKADVRIVAATHQDMEQQVASGRFREDLFYRLNVMPLEIPPLRDRPQDIPLLLKYFIQKVAVELGIKPKDCTPGALERMVRHPWPGNVRELENMVRRLMVLVAGERITVADLPKSMQQQREGLGLAETVGQVLDRFFGSLDGNRPVNLMEVVLAEVERPLIERVLERTNQNQVEAALMLGIHRNTLRKKMAEYGLSGRGRGRPVSEG